From the genome of Altererythrobacter sp. BO-6:
CCTCGGCGAACATCGATCCGTAAACCAGCATCTTCTTGGGCACGCAGCCGCGGATCACGCAGGTCCCGCCAACGCGGTATTCCTCGGCCACCGCCACCCGCGCGCCATGCGCGGCGGCTACGCGGCTGGCGCGTACCCCGCCCGAACCGGCGCCGATGGTGAAGAGGTCATAATCATATTCGGCCATGAACAAGCTCCTGCTGCGTGGGCGGCATATGGCGACAAGCTGGGTGCTTGCCAACCGCCCTGCCGTGCAAGAGCCTGTTCGAAAATCTGGCCTGTGAGGTTACGCGCTGGCAGCGCGCGGCCCGCGCCGTCCGCCCGAACCACGGCGACTACCTCCGCCCGGCTTGCCGCGGAAGCCACCCGGGCGATTGGGCTTGCCCTTGCGCGACGGGTGCTTCTGCTTCGGTTTTGGCTGGCTGGCAGCTTCGCCCTGAGGACGCGGCGCGCCCCTGGGCTTGGGACTCACGCGGGTGCGCTGGCCCGGCGCGGCGCGCTTGGTCGGGCCGACGCCTTCCACCACGGCGCGGAAGTTATCGGGCAGCGGCAGGCGCTCGAACTCCGCATCGGTATTCTTGCGAATGTCCTTGAGATAGTCGCGCTCGTCCTCGGCACAGAAAGCGATCGCGATCCCGTCCGCCCCGGCGCGTGCGGTCCGCCCGATCCGGTGGACATACTGCTCAGGCACATTGGGCAGCTCGAAATTGATCACATGGCTCACGCCCGGAATGTCGATGCCGCGCGCAGCCACATCGGTCGCGACGAGGATCGGCGTGCGGGCCGATTTGAATTCTGCCAGTGCCCGCTCACGCTGCGGCTGGCTCTTGTTGCCATGGATCGCATTGGCGGGAATGCCGATCTGCGACAGCCGCTTTACCACACGATCCGCGCCGTGCTTGGTGCGGGTAAAGATCAGCACGCGCTCGAACTTGCCGGGCACCTGGTGGCGTTCCTGCAGGATCATCTCCAGCAGCGTCTGCTTCTCGTCCTGCTGCACCATGAACAGGTACTGGTCGATCCGTTCGGCAGTGGTCGCCGCCGGGGTCACGCTGACCTGCACCGGATTGTTGCAATACTGGCCAACCAGTTCCTTGATCGCCTTGGGCATGGTGGCGCTGAAAAACAGCGTCTGCCGCTCGGCCGGGGCGAGCTGGTGGATGCGGCGCAGCGCATGGATGAAGCCGAGGTCGAGCATCTGGTCGGCTTCGTCGAGTACGAGGATTTCCACGCCCGAAAGGTTGAACGCCTTCTGGTCAATGAGGTCGAGCAAGCGACCGGGCGTGGCAACCAGGATATCGGTGCCGCGGTGCAGCTTGTTGCGATCCTTGCCCACCGAAGTGCCGCCGACGATCGATTGCACCTTGAGGCCGGCCATTGCGCCGTAATCCTTAGCGCTCTGGGCAATCTGCCCGGCGAGTTCGCGGGTCGGCGCGAGCACCAGCATGCGGCAGCTCTTGAACGGGATGCGATTGTCAGCCTCGCGCAGCCGGTCGATGCTAGGCAGCATGAAGGCTGCGGTCTTGCCGGTGCCGGTCTGGGCGATACCCAGCAGGTCGCGCCCTTCGAGCACAGGCGGGATCGCCTGCGCCTGGATCGGGGTTGGCGTGTCATAGCCCTTCAAGTCGAGGGCCTGGAGAACGGGCTGCGACAGCCCGAGATTTTCGAATTTCATGTACAATACTCGCAATATATGCGGCGCGCACGCGGAACGGAGTCCGGGCGCGGCGCGGGTGTCTCAAACGACCCGCGTGAAAAGGGAAGTCCTTGGGGAAAAACCGAGGCGCGGCCGGGGCGGATGTTTTCTCGTTTCCGCCGCTTCACGCTGGCTAGCGCGCTTCGATGGGCCGCATGTGGATGCTGCATTGCAAAAAGTCAATTCATTTCATCTGCGGGTACGATTATTTCACTTGCTCCTCTGCCCGCCACAGCGCATCTCTGCCCAGGGGGCGCAAGGGGGAAACTGCAGATGAAATCAGGCCTTTTGCGCAAACTGGCAGGTCCGGGTTTGATCTTTACCGGGGCTGCGATCGGGACGTCGCATCTGGTCCAGTCGACCCGTGCCGGCGCGCTCTTTAGCCTGGCGCTCGTGATTGTGATCGTCCTCGCCAATGTGCTGAAGTATCCGGCTTATCGCTTCGGGATCGACTTTGCCCATGCGCGCGGGCGATCTCTCCTGACTGGCTATCGCGAACTGGGTGTCTGGGCGCTGGTGCTGTTCCTGTTGCTGGTCGCGCCACTGGTGCCGATCATCTGGGCCGCAATCAGCGCAGCAACTGCCGGCATCGTAACCGTGCTGATCGGGCCGGTTGCGCCGGTGCCGGTACTGGCGGCACTGATCCTCGTGGCAGCCGTTTGCCTGCTGCTTATCGGCGGCTATCGCCTGCTCGACAGGGTCAACGCGGTGCTGCTGGCGTTTCTCGTCATTGCCACGCTGCTAACCACGGCGATGGTGCTGCCACGCGTGGAATGGGGAACACTGGTTGATTTCAGCTGGACGCGCGAAGCCGCCGCGCTGCTGTTTATCGTTGCGCTGGCAGGCTTCATGCCCAACCCGATGGACGTGGCGGTGCCGCTCTCGCTGTGGAAGGTCGAGGCCGACCGCCAATTGCCCGGTGGCGTCCGGCCCACCCTGTCTGAGGCCCGCAAGAGCTTCTTCTGGCCCTATGTCCTGACCGCCTTCATGGCGGTGTGTTTCTGCATCATGGGAGCGGGCGTGATGCATCCGCAGGGTATCACGCCATTGGCTGATGCACCCGGTTTCGCTGCGCAGGTCGTCAATCTCTATCGCGAAGCGCTTGGCCCGGGCGCAGCCGCGCTCGCTGCGATTTCTGCGCTCAGCGTGATGCTGACGACGGTGATTGCCGGAATTGACGCCTATGCCCGCACATTTGCTGCATCGCGGGCGATCTTCGCCGGTCGCGACGATATTTCCTACACCCGCCCCGAATATGCCGGTTTTACTCTGCTGTTCCTTGCTATCGCGCTGACAGTGGTTTTCACACTGTTGTCCGACCTCACCACATTCCTCGATGTCGTGACCTCCGCCAGTTTTGTAATCGCGCCGCTGATCGCGCTGCTCAATCATCTCGTGGTGACAAGGTGCGAAATGCCGGAAGACGCGCGGCCTTCACAGTTGGCCCGATGGCATAATGGCCTCGGCATCACAGTGATGACGGCGTTGGCCGTGACGTATTTCGTCCTGATCTAGCGGCCGAACGGCTTGTTCAGCTGTACGATCTTCCAGTTGAGGCAGGACGCAAAGCTGACCCACACGAGATAGGGCACGATCAGCCAGCTCGCGAGCACGGACCAGTCGCGCAGGAACACGGTAAGCGCTAGCACGGAGGCCCACAGGAAAGGCACCTCGACCAGCGCCCAGTCAGGCCGACGCGCGGTAAAGAAAATCGGCGACCAGGCGAAGTGGAACACGCCGTTGATCACATAGAGCGCGATCAGGAAATCCGTCTGCCCTTGTGCCTCAGCGGCATCCCAGCTCAGCCAGAACGCGTAACCCGCCAGCCCCAGGATCACCGTCCAGGCCGGGCCGAACAGCCAGTCTGGCGGTTGCCAGCTGGGCTTTTTCAGCTCGTAATACCACGCCCCGATTGTGGTCAGCAGCCCACCTCCCGCTGCAAGGATGACCGCCCAGGCGATGGCGAAGATGAGCGGGAAGGACATGGCGCAGGCTTAGGCGCTGATGCGAGCTCTGGCAAACGGCATCTCCGCGGGCGCGATTTGCGCAAGATCAAGGTTTCTGGCGAAGTGGCGGCGCATGTGGGTTTATGGAGAGGCCTGTCCCGAATGGAGAGTGAGAGGCAGGCGATGGCGGAGAAGAACATGGCCACTGCTGAAAATGTCCAGGTCGCCTCGATGCCGGTCGCACGCGACCTGAGCATTGCCGATCTTGGGCAAGCGCTGGCGGCGGGCTGGCGCGATTTTCGTGCACAGCCAGCCTATGGCCTGTTCTTCTCCGCCATTTTCTTGGGCGCGGGATGGTTCCTGTTCCTTGTGCTGAAAGACCGGGCGAGCCTCGCCTGGCTG
Proteins encoded in this window:
- a CDS encoding DEAD/DEAH box helicase, translated to MKFENLGLSQPVLQALDLKGYDTPTPIQAQAIPPVLEGRDLLGIAQTGTGKTAAFMLPSIDRLREADNRIPFKSCRMLVLAPTRELAGQIAQSAKDYGAMAGLKVQSIVGGTSVGKDRNKLHRGTDILVATPGRLLDLIDQKAFNLSGVEILVLDEADQMLDLGFIHALRRIHQLAPAERQTLFFSATMPKAIKELVGQYCNNPVQVSVTPAATTAERIDQYLFMVQQDEKQTLLEMILQERHQVPGKFERVLIFTRTKHGADRVVKRLSQIGIPANAIHGNKSQPQRERALAEFKSARTPILVATDVAARGIDIPGVSHVINFELPNVPEQYVHRIGRTARAGADGIAIAFCAEDERDYLKDIRKNTDAEFERLPLPDNFRAVVEGVGPTKRAAPGQRTRVSPKPRGAPRPQGEAASQPKPKQKHPSRKGKPNRPGGFRGKPGGGSRRGSGGRRGPRAASA
- a CDS encoding TspO/MBR family protein produces the protein MSFPLIFAIAWAVILAAGGGLLTTIGAWYYELKKPSWQPPDWLFGPAWTVILGLAGYAFWLSWDAAEAQGQTDFLIALYVINGVFHFAWSPIFFTARRPDWALVEVPFLWASVLALTVFLRDWSVLASWLIVPYLVWVSFASCLNWKIVQLNKPFGR